Proteins encoded in a region of the Equus asinus isolate D_3611 breed Donkey chromosome X, EquAss-T2T_v2, whole genome shotgun sequence genome:
- the NAP1L3 gene encoding nucleosome assembly protein 1-like 3, producing the protein MAEADLKVVSEPAAQGFAEEMMANSSSDTGEESDSSSSSRSTSGSSSSRGRLYRKKRVSGPSRRVRRAPSGKNFLDRLPPAVRNRVQALRNIQDECDKVDAQFLKAIHDLERKYAELSKPLYDRRFQIINAEYEPTEEECEWNSEDEVFSSDEEVQEDSPSEMPALEGEEEDDPQEKPEETPGENEVPNDIPEAKTEEKAESKDFLEGKPGVKEDPKEVPQAMSGSKEQPKATEAKARTGVKEAPKRVPEVRPQERVNLKRARKGKPKNEDPKGIPDYWLTVLKNVDKLGPMIQKYDEPILKFLSDVSLKFSKPGQPISYTFEFCFLPNPYFRDEVLTKTYIIKSKPDHDDPFFSWGWQIQDCKGCKIDWRRGKDVTVTTTQGHTAATGEIEMQPRVVSTASFFNFFSPPEIPQIGKLEPREDAILDEDFEIGQILHDNVILKSVYYYTGEVNGTYVDGKHYRNRKYRK; encoded by the coding sequence ATGGCAGAAGCGGATCTTAAGGTGGTCTCGGAACCTGCCGCCCAGGGGTTTGCTGAAGAGATGATGGCTAACTCCTCTAGTGATACTGGGGAAGAGTCTGACAGCAGTAGCTCGAGCAGAAGCACTAGTGGCAGCAGCAGTAGCCGCGGCCGCTTATATAGAAAGAAGAGGGTATCTGGGCCTTCCAGAAGGGTGCGACGGGCTCCGTCGGGTAAAAATTTCTTGGATCGGCTGCCCCCGGCAGTTAGAAATCGTGTGCAGGCGCTCCGAAATATTCAAGATGAATGTGACAAGGTAGACGCTCAGTTCTTAAAGGCAATTCACGATCTCGAAAGAAAGTATGCAGAACTCAGTAAGCCTCTCTATGATCGGCGATTTCAAATCATCAATGCAGAATATGAACCTACAGAAGAAGAATGTGAGTGGAATTCGGAGGATGAGGTGTTCAGCAGTGACGAGGAGGTGCAGGAAGACAGCCCTAGTGAAATGCCTGCCTTAGAAGGTGAGGAAGAAGACGACCCTCAAGAAAAACCCGAAGAAACGCCTGGAGAAAATGAGGTTCCTAACGACATTCCTGAggcaaagactgaagaaaaagcagagTCTAAAGATTTTCTGGAGGGAAAGCCTGGAGTAAAAGAAGATCCTAAAGAAGTCCCCCAGGCAATGTCAGGAAGCAAAGAACAGCCTAAGGCAACAGAGGCTAAGGCAAGGACTGGAGTGAAAGAGGCTCCTAAAAGAGTTCCTGAAGTCAGGCCTCAAGAAAGAGTGAATCTTAAAAGAGCTCGGAAGGGAAAGCCTAAAAACGAAGATCCTAAAGGCATTCCTGACTACTGGCTGACTGTTTTAAAGAATGTTGACAAGCTCGGGCCCATGATTCAGAAGTATGACGAGCCTATTTTGAAGTTCTTGTCAGATGTTAGCCTGAAGTTCTCAAAACCTGGCCAGCCTATAAGTTACacatttgaattttgttttctaccCAATCCGTACTTCAGAGATGAGGTGCTGACCAAGACATATATAATAAAGTCGAAACCAGATCACGATGATCCCTTCTTCTCTTGGGGATGGCAAATCCAAGATTGCAAAGGCTGTAAGATAGattggaggagaggaaaagatgTTACCGTGACAAccacccagggtcacacagctgctacTGGAGAAATTGAAATGCAGCCAAGAGTGGTTTCTACTGCatcattcttcaatttctttagcCCTCCTGAGATTCCCCAAATCGGAAAGCTAGAACCACGAGAAGATGCTATCCTTGATGAGGACTTTGAAATTGGTCAAATTTTACATGATAATGTCATCTTGAAATCAGTCTATTACTATACAGGAGAAGTCAACGGTACCTATGTTGATGGTAAAcattacagaaacagaaaatatcgaaaataa